From Xenopus tropicalis strain Nigerian chromosome 3, UCB_Xtro_10.0, whole genome shotgun sequence, the proteins below share one genomic window:
- the ucma gene encoding unique cartilage matrix-associated protein precursor — protein sequence MKRNQVLFLTCAAAVVFLAVLHVGESAAVRSKDDPAPDKKESLKSKIFMQGSEASNFFKKRGKRSPKSQDEINAENRQRLSADERRREYYEEQRNEFENHVEEEQDEQEERSREQIEQWRQWHYDGLSPSYLYQRQNI from the exons ATGAAGAGGAATCAAGTCCTATTTCTTACCTGTGCTGCAGCTGTTGTGTTCCTGGCTG TTTTACATGTAGGTGAAAGTGCTGCAGTTAGAAGCAAAGATGATCCTGCCCCTGACAAGAAAGAAA GTTTAAAAAGTAAGATATTTATGCAAGGATCGGAGGCTTCCAATTTTTTTAAGAAGCGTGGCAAGAGATCACCCAAGTCTCAGGATGAAATAAATG CTGAGAATCGTCAAAGACTGTCAGCAGATGAGCGTAGAAGAGAGTACTACGAAGAGCAAAGAAATGAATTTGAGAACCATGTAGAGGAAGAGCAAGATG AGCAAGAAGAGCGGAGCCGTGAGCAGATTGAACAGTGGCGTCAGTGGCATTACGACGGCCTGTCTCCTTCCTACCTTTATCAGAGACAGAACATTTAA